In one window of Romboutsia hominis DNA:
- a CDS encoding formate/nitrite transporter family protein has product MSDKKMLMPAEIAEYTINTGIKKATTPTKKVLASAFLAGAYIAFGALGSVAAAYNLLANPATYGLGKMVAGLMFPAGLIFVLIAGADLFTGNILVALAAFKKKVTWGQAFKNWALVWIGNLLGAVLVAWMVSMSGVFDWSNGLYGGVVVKNAIGKLGFPWISAMISGILCNWIVCVTVWMSYGAKDISGKVLTGFIGIFLFVCAGFEHSVANMGYLFAGLFAKGNTAFLEAAHKTAADAAAINVPSIFMNNLIPVTIGNILGGAIFVAGIYFFLYANKEESSEAKKAA; this is encoded by the coding sequence ATGTCAGATAAGAAAATGCTTATGCCAGCTGAAATAGCAGAGTACACTATCAACACTGGTATAAAAAAGGCTACTACGCCAACTAAAAAAGTTTTAGCTTCTGCATTCTTAGCTGGTGCTTACATAGCATTCGGTGCTTTAGGATCAGTTGCAGCTGCTTACAACTTATTAGCAAACCCTGCTACTTACGGATTAGGTAAAATGGTAGCTGGACTTATGTTCCCTGCTGGACTTATATTTGTTTTAATAGCTGGTGCGGACTTATTCACAGGAAATATACTTGTAGCTTTAGCAGCTTTCAAGAAAAAAGTTACTTGGGGACAAGCTTTCAAGAACTGGGCTTTAGTTTGGATAGGTAACTTATTAGGTGCAGTATTAGTTGCATGGATGGTTAGTATGTCTGGTGTATTCGATTGGAGTAACGGACTATATGGTGGTGTTGTTGTTAAAAATGCTATCGGTAAATTAGGTTTCCCTTGGATATCTGCTATGATATCAGGTATATTATGTAACTGGATAGTTTGTGTTACTGTATGGATGAGCTACGGAGCTAAGGATATATCTGGTAAAGTTTTAACTGGATTCATCGGTATATTCTTATTTGTTTGTGCTGGATTTGAGCATAGTGTTGCTAACATGGGATACTTATTCGCAGGTTTATTCGCTAAAGGAAATACTGCATTCTTAGAAGCAGCTCACAAAACTGCCGCTGATGCAGCTGCTATAAACGTACCAAGCATATTCATGAATAACTTAATACCAGTTACAATAGGTAACATATTAGGAGGGGCAATATTCGTTGCTGGTATATACTTCTTCTTATATGCTAATAAAGAAGAATCTTCAGAAGCTAAGAAAGCAGCTTAA
- a CDS encoding formate/nitrite transporter family protein has protein sequence MDKRFLTPREVANATVNVGINKANLSTSSCIRLGMLAGIFIGFGGLGNILFGQTISNIDPGLGRFVGAMVFPVGLMLVVICGAELFTGNNLMTLAILEKKITIGQMFRNWSFVYLANFVGSVVLALIVFYSGTLSGDAATKAIAIAESKANLDILQMFLRAIMCNILVVLAVWMATASQDIASKIFSCWFPIMLFVLCGFEHSIANMFFIPMGMLLGAQVSIVGLLINLVFVTLGNIVGGAIIIPFAYHRCYLKKTTSKNTN, from the coding sequence ATGGACAAAAGATTCTTAACACCCAGGGAAGTAGCAAATGCTACTGTAAATGTAGGTATAAATAAAGCTAACTTATCTACTAGCTCATGTATTAGGTTAGGTATGCTTGCAGGTATTTTTATAGGCTTTGGAGGATTAGGAAACATACTATTCGGTCAAACTATATCTAATATAGACCCAGGGCTAGGTAGATTTGTTGGAGCGATGGTGTTCCCTGTTGGACTTATGTTAGTTGTAATATGCGGAGCAGAACTTTTTACAGGAAACAATTTAATGACCTTAGCAATTTTAGAAAAGAAAATAACTATAGGTCAAATGTTTAGGAATTGGAGCTTTGTATATTTGGCAAACTTTGTAGGATCTGTAGTTCTAGCTTTAATTGTATTTTATTCAGGTACATTATCTGGTGATGCAGCTACTAAAGCAATAGCTATAGCAGAATCTAAAGCAAATCTTGATATTTTGCAGATGTTCTTAAGAGCTATAATGTGTAATATTTTAGTTGTTTTAGCAGTATGGATGGCTACAGCTTCTCAAGATATAGCATCAAAAATATTTTCATGTTGGTTCCCAATAATGCTATTTGTATTATGTGGATTTGAACATAGTATTGCGAATATGTTCTTCATACCTATGGGAATGTTATTAGGTGCACAAGTTAGTATAGTAGGATTACTAATAAATCTAGTTTTTGTAACATTAGGAAATATTGTAGGAGGGGCTATAATTATTCCCTTTGCATATCATAGATGTTACCTTAAAAAAACAACATCAAAAAATACTAATTAG
- the murB gene encoding UDP-N-acetylmuramate dehydrogenase, whose amino-acid sequence MNKEFIYNSLLDILGEENKGNIMVDEPMKKHISFRVGGPADILVKPNTEEQIRDIIKLLKEENVPYIVIGNGSNLLVKDGGIRGVVIEISNNFNDFEIEGTTVKIKSGAMLSVVGKAVMREELKGFEFAAGIPGTLGGALAMNAGAYGGEMKDIVKSVRLMDTDGNIFEFTNEQMEFEYRKSILTRTNYIVLSAVIELEKGNYEEIKETMKDFTQRRVTKQPLSLPSAGSTFKRPEGHFAGKLIEDCGLKGLTLGGAQVSEKHSGFVVNIGNAKAKDLLDLMYVVKSTVNAKFNVLLEEEVKILGED is encoded by the coding sequence ATGAATAAGGAATTTATATATAACAGTTTATTAGATATATTAGGCGAAGAAAATAAAGGAAATATAATGGTAGATGAGCCGATGAAAAAACACATATCATTTAGAGTTGGTGGACCTGCCGATATATTAGTAAAGCCAAATACAGAAGAACAGATAAGAGATATTATAAAACTATTAAAGGAAGAAAACGTTCCATATATTGTAATAGGAAATGGTTCAAACTTATTAGTTAAAGATGGTGGAATAAGAGGAGTTGTTATTGAAATATCAAATAATTTCAATGACTTCGAAATAGAAGGAACTACTGTAAAAATTAAATCAGGAGCAATGCTTTCTGTAGTTGGGAAAGCTGTAATGAGGGAAGAGTTAAAAGGCTTTGAATTTGCGGCTGGAATACCAGGTACATTAGGTGGGGCATTAGCTATGAATGCAGGTGCTTATGGCGGAGAAATGAAGGATATAGTTAAATCTGTAAGACTTATGGATACAGATGGTAATATATTTGAGTTTACAAATGAACAAATGGAATTTGAATATAGAAAAAGTATTTTAACTAGAACAAACTATATAGTATTATCAGCAGTAATAGAATTAGAAAAAGGAAACTATGAAGAAATAAAAGAAACAATGAAAGACTTTACTCAAAGAAGAGTTACAAAGCAACCTTTAAGTTTACCAAGTGCGGGAAGTACTTTTAAAAGACCAGAAGGACACTTTGCAGGTAAATTAATAGAGGACTGTGGATTAAAAGGTCTTACATTAGGTGGAGCACAAGTTTCTGAAAAGCACAGTGGATTTGTTGTTAATATAGGCAATGCTAAAGCTAAAGATTTATTGGATTTAATGTATGTAGTAAAAAGTACTGTTAATGCTAAGTTCAATGTTTTACTTGAAGAAGAGGTTAAGATACTTGGAGAGGACTAA
- a CDS encoding PHP domain-containing protein — protein sequence MQILADYHTHTIYSHGKGTIEENVKVAMSKGIKKIGISDHGYRHMTYGVKLKDIQKMREEIDKLNQKYPNIDILLGMECNILDKNGNIDINENIIHFFDYVMAGYHFGSAPTSLKSMMNHFNNYIIKNEKAKEYNTQGIINAMRNNDIFIITHPGDKGDVYIEEIAKVAKETNTRLEINSSHGYLNVEQLKKIKHLGNTFIIGSDAHIPNNVGNFDKAMKTIKEAKLDLLFVENIRV from the coding sequence ATGCAAATATTAGCAGATTATCATACACACACTATATATAGTCATGGAAAAGGTACAATAGAAGAGAATGTTAAAGTGGCTATGTCTAAGGGTATAAAAAAAATCGGAATATCAGACCATGGATATAGACATATGACATATGGTGTTAAACTAAAAGATATACAAAAAATGAGAGAAGAAATTGATAAATTGAACCAAAAATACCCTAATATAGATATCCTTTTAGGAATGGAATGTAATATACTAGATAAAAATGGTAACATAGATATAAATGAAAATATTATACATTTTTTCGATTACGTAATGGCAGGGTATCATTTTGGATCAGCTCCAACATCATTAAAAAGTATGATGAATCATTTTAATAATTACATTATAAAAAATGAAAAGGCAAAAGAGTATAATACTCAAGGCATAATAAATGCTATGAGAAACAATGATATTTTTATTATAACGCATCCTGGAGATAAAGGAGATGTGTATATAGAGGAAATAGCTAAGGTGGCAAAAGAGACTAATACAAGACTTGAAATTAATAGTAGTCATGGATATTTAAATGTAGAACAGCTAAAAAAAATAAAACATTTAGGAAATACATTTATAATAGGATCTGATGCACACATACCTAATAACGTAGGAAATTTTGACAAAGCTATGAAGACTATTAAAGAAGCTAAATTAGATTTATTATTTGTTGAAAATATAAGAGTATAA
- the rapZ gene encoding RNase adapter RapZ: MKFVIVTGLSGSGKSETMRALEDMGFYCVDNLPPALITKFAELCYQPNSSIDKVALGIDIRGRRFFKELHESLEYLKKENYKYEMLYLDCSDRVLLNRYKMTRRNHPLSMNVSLTEGIKMEREIMEPLKEVSDSIIDTTNMKPKDLKEEISKIYSQGEENNKLTISVLSFGFKHGIPADCDLVFDVRFLPNPYYLEELRPKTGDEQDVRDYVMNSKISQEFFYKLNDMIQFLVPQYIEEGKQHLVIGIGCTGGRHRSVTIANLIYDELMKKGYRVVKKHRDSMIR, translated from the coding sequence ATGAAATTTGTAATAGTTACTGGACTTTCTGGGTCAGGAAAAAGTGAAACTATGAGAGCTTTAGAAGATATGGGATTTTATTGTGTAGATAACTTACCACCTGCTTTAATAACAAAATTTGCAGAGTTATGTTATCAACCAAATTCAAGTATTGATAAAGTTGCTTTAGGTATAGATATTAGAGGAAGAAGATTTTTCAAGGAACTTCATGAGAGTTTAGAGTATTTAAAAAAAGAAAACTATAAATATGAAATGTTATATTTAGATTGTTCAGATAGAGTATTATTAAATAGATATAAAATGACAAGAAGAAATCATCCTCTTTCTATGAACGTATCTTTAACAGAAGGTATAAAAATGGAAAGAGAGATAATGGAACCCTTAAAAGAAGTATCTGATTCTATTATAGATACGACTAATATGAAGCCTAAGGATTTAAAGGAAGAGATAAGCAAGATATACTCTCAAGGAGAAGAAAATAATAAATTAACTATATCTGTATTATCATTTGGATTTAAACATGGTATACCAGCAGATTGTGATTTAGTATTTGATGTAAGATTCTTGCCAAATCCATACTATCTAGAAGAATTAAGACCTAAAACAGGTGACGAACAAGATGTAAGAGATTATGTTATGAATTCTAAGATAAGTCAAGAATTTTTTTACAAATTAAATGATATGATACAATTTTTAGTACCACAGTATATAGAAGAAGGAAAGCAACATTTAGTTATTGGTATAGGTTGTACTGGAGGTAGACATAGATCTGTAACTATAGCGAATCTTATATATGATGAGCTGATGAAAAAAGGATATAGGGTCGTAAAGAAACACAGAGACTCTATGATTAGATAA
- a CDS encoding gluconeogenesis factor YvcK family protein, with protein MSTIFFIVGVTGWVSLLISFYLYRRIVNERIKPRYLRSKESVEPKVVVIGGGTGQSIFLRGLKYHTKNITAIVTVADDGGGSGVLREDLGMLPPGDIRNCLLALANIEPTMDEVMKYRFTEGGLKGQSFGNLFLAAMNGLYGNFEVAVYKMSQIFAITGKVLPVTLEDINLVAKLKDKSIVKGESNIPKEVKSKNTSIEKVFLEPSNAKPLDEVINSIENADIIVIGPGSLYTSIIPNLLVDGVVDAIKASKAPKVYISNIMTQPGETDEYNVLQHVNAIIKHSSENIIDYVISNNEILPEYIYERYQKDGASQVLLDKGQKNTLKGMGVKSIEENLIEIKNNYIRHDADCISSIIVDLALSHKNDTMK; from the coding sequence ATGAGTACTATATTTTTTATAGTAGGGGTAACAGGGTGGGTTTCTTTATTAATATCATTTTATTTATATAGAAGAATTGTAAATGAAAGAATCAAGCCAAGATATCTTAGAAGTAAGGAAAGTGTAGAACCAAAAGTTGTTGTTATAGGAGGAGGTACAGGTCAATCAATTTTCTTGAGAGGTCTAAAATACCATACTAAAAATATAACTGCAATAGTTACTGTTGCAGATGATGGTGGAGGATCTGGAGTATTAAGAGAAGACTTAGGGATGTTGCCTCCAGGGGATATAAGAAATTGTCTGTTAGCTCTTGCCAATATAGAGCCTACTATGGATGAAGTTATGAAGTATAGATTCACAGAAGGTGGCTTAAAAGGTCAAAGTTTTGGCAATCTGTTTTTGGCAGCAATGAATGGTTTATATGGAAATTTTGAAGTTGCTGTATATAAAATGAGTCAAATATTTGCAATAACTGGAAAGGTATTGCCAGTAACATTAGAAGATATAAATCTTGTAGCAAAGCTAAAAGATAAAAGCATAGTAAAAGGGGAATCGAATATTCCAAAGGAAGTAAAATCTAAAAATACATCTATAGAAAAAGTATTTTTAGAACCATCTAATGCAAAACCGTTGGACGAAGTTATTAACTCTATAGAAAATGCTGATATAATAGTTATAGGTCCAGGAAGTTTATATACAAGTATAATTCCAAATCTTTTAGTTGATGGAGTAGTCGATGCAATTAAAGCGTCAAAAGCCCCAAAGGTATATATATCTAACATAATGACCCAACCAGGGGAAACAGACGAATACAATGTTTTGCAACATGTAAATGCAATAATAAAACATTCAAGTGAAAATATTATTGATTATGTGATATCAAATAATGAAATATTACCAGAATATATATATGAAAGATACCAAAAAGATGGTGCTAGTCAAGTTTTACTAGACAAAGGGCAAAAAAATACCCTTAAAGGTATGGGGGTAAAATCGATAGAAGAAAACCTAATTGAGATAAAAAATAATTATATTAGACATGATGCAGATTGCATTTCTAGTATAATAGTTGATTTGGCACTAAGTCATAAAAATGACACTATGAAGTAA
- a CDS encoding NUDIX hydrolase, which yields MREEVSAGGVVLFGNAILLLRKFNGDWVLPKGKVEEGENRQEAALREVLEETGVKAEILKYLGEIHYTFKENWDENKAVHKTVFWYLMHARNMDTIPQKEEGFIDAKFIHLDRVVDLARYDDEKEIIKVALQEIKKRLKKNS from the coding sequence ATGAGAGAAGAGGTTAGTGCCGGAGGTGTAGTACTATTTGGCAATGCCATACTTTTACTTAGAAAATTCAATGGAGATTGGGTTTTACCGAAAGGAAAGGTAGAAGAAGGCGAAAATAGGCAAGAGGCAGCGTTACGAGAAGTTTTAGAAGAAACTGGGGTAAAAGCTGAAATACTGAAATATTTAGGTGAAATTCATTATACATTCAAAGAAAACTGGGATGAAAACAAAGCGGTTCATAAAACTGTATTTTGGTATTTAATGCATGCAAGAAATATGGATACAATACCTCAAAAAGAAGAAGGGTTTATAGATGCTAAGTTTATACATTTAGATAGGGTAGTAGACTTGGCTAGATATGATGATGAAAAGGAAATCATCAAAGTTGCTTTACAAGAAATAAAAAAACGATTAAAAAAGAACAGTTAA
- the whiA gene encoding DNA-binding protein WhiA: protein MSFSAETKNELARITSDNDNCNIAELAALVRLSGSIQIVGYKKLNLKITTELNSIARKVFRLLKQNFGINTTISVNKNQMLKRNNSYVLMVTSEMGAQKLIKDLGILEPGDGFYPLNKVPSHLLKDDECIRAFIRGAFLGGGSISDPGKNYHMEFVTNNEEFAESLQNLINSLGFNCKIVLRKNNYVVYLKESEQISDLLSIIGAHNALLSLQNTKIVKAMRNNVNRIVNCETANLSKTVNAAVRQVENIKFIQETIGINSLPENLQEIAKVRLECEDLTLKELGEILNPPIGKSGVNHRLRKIEEIANNLRNK from the coding sequence ATGTCTTTTTCAGCTGAAACGAAAAATGAGTTAGCAAGAATTACGTCAGATAATGATAATTGCAACATAGCTGAATTAGCTGCTCTAGTAAGATTATCAGGAAGTATACAAATTGTAGGATATAAAAAATTAAATTTAAAGATAACTACGGAGCTAAACTCTATAGCTCGTAAGGTATTTAGACTACTAAAACAAAATTTTGGTATAAACACAACTATATCGGTAAATAAGAATCAAATGCTAAAGAGAAATAATAGCTATGTTCTTATGGTTACTAGTGAAATGGGAGCACAAAAACTTATAAAGGATTTAGGGATATTAGAGCCAGGAGATGGATTTTATCCTTTAAATAAAGTACCAAGTCATCTTTTAAAAGATGATGAATGTATAAGAGCTTTTATAAGAGGTGCATTTCTTGGAGGAGGATCTATAAGTGATCCGGGGAAAAATTATCATATGGAGTTTGTAACTAACAATGAGGAATTTGCAGAATCCCTACAGAACCTTATAAATTCATTAGGATTTAATTGTAAAATAGTTCTTAGAAAGAATAACTATGTAGTGTACTTAAAGGAAAGTGAACAAATATCGGATTTATTAAGTATAATAGGAGCTCACAATGCACTTTTAAGTCTTCAGAACACAAAAATTGTAAAAGCAATGAGAAATAATGTAAATCGTATAGTTAACTGCGAAACTGCGAATCTTTCAAAAACTGTTAATGCAGCAGTTAGACAGGTGGAAAATATTAAGTTTATACAAGAAACTATCGGAATAAATAGTTTACCTGAAAACTTGCAAGAAATAGCTAAAGTTAGGCTAGAATGTGAAGACTTAACATTAAAGGAATTAGGAGAAATACTAAATCCTCCAATAGGTAAGTCTGGTGTAAATCATAGATTAAGAAAAATAGAAGAGATAGCTAACAATCTTAGGAATAAGTAA
- a CDS encoding DNA polymerase III subunit alpha, with protein MSKDFAHLHVHTEYSLLDGFSRVKKLVSKAKELNMSSIAITDHGCMFGVIDFYKTAKKEGIKPIIGCEVYTAPRRLRDKDPNYDKNQGHLVLLAKDMEGYQNLIKLVSTSYVEGFYYKPRIDMDELRKYSKGIIALSACLAGDIAQSLMDRNYEKAKKYALEYESIFGKGNYYLEIQDQNIEEQRSVNEEIIKLSRETGIPLVATNDVHYVNKEDAKIHDALMCIQMGKTLNDPNRMRFGSDEFYLKSREEMERVFPDVIEALDNTVKIAEQCNVEFDFNTIHLPQYEVPKGYTPDSYLRELCFKGLEERYGTPSQEVIDRLNYELSVIEKMGYVEYFLITWDFINFSKENNIMVGPGRGSAAGSIVAYTLKITDIDPIKYSLLFERFLNPERVSMPDIDIDFCYERREEVIDYVKRKYGEDHVAQIITFGTMGAKAAIRDVGRVLDVPYNKVDKIAKEIPFALGMTIDKALETNPNLRALYEQDKETKEIIDISKQIEGMLRHASTHAAGVVISKNPVDEYVPLYKHQDAITTQFTMTTLEELGLLKMDFLGLRTLTVIRDALELIEKNHGVKIDFSKMDYDDKKVYELLSSGNTLGVFQLESAGMRSFMKQLRPDNFEDIVAGISLYRPGPMDSIPTYIENKNNPDKVKYLHESLRPIMDVTYGCLVYQEQVMQVVRDLGGYTYGRSDLVRRAMGKKKMDVMEEERRYFVHGKEDEDGNIEIAGCVRNGVPEEIAEKIFDDMIDFAKYAFNKSHAAAYGVLSYETAYLKAHYPVEFMAALITSVMGNTDKVVEYIRECNALGIEILRPDINSSFSKFSVEGTNIRFGLAAVKNVGVNIINNIIREREANGRFTDISDLLKRLDSKDINKRVIESLIKCGAFDEISENRASLMAGYEGLIDSVSMDRKKNLQGQISLFDAFGSQGESTQLQEVSKLPSLKEYEEREKLNLEKEVLGMYVSGHPLSQFEEEISRRTSIDNGKLNALKDDVENYLALDEKEVIMGGMVVNKIIKTTKRNDIMAFIELEDLYGTIEIIVFPQLLQKYNHILNEDNIIYVKGTLSIKEDENAKLIAREIKDISDTSKFEESRYKNRVDNNQRQRSQVGNNSKLGLYLKVDSHKNQDIINRIGDVFKNHLGKENVFLYAEDTKQLYKWNGLSVDICEELMYSLEKILPKSCIKIKK; from the coding sequence GTGAGCAAAGATTTCGCACATCTTCATGTTCACACGGAGTATAGTTTACTTGATGGTTTTTCAAGAGTAAAGAAGCTTGTGAGTAAAGCAAAAGAATTGAATATGAGTTCTATTGCCATAACAGACCATGGTTGTATGTTTGGAGTAATAGATTTTTATAAAACAGCTAAAAAAGAAGGAATAAAACCTATAATAGGTTGTGAGGTATATACAGCACCTCGTAGATTAAGAGATAAAGACCCTAATTATGATAAAAATCAAGGACATTTAGTTTTATTAGCAAAGGATATGGAAGGATATCAAAATCTTATAAAACTAGTATCTACTTCTTATGTAGAAGGATTTTATTATAAACCAAGAATAGATATGGATGAACTTAGAAAATATAGTAAGGGAATTATAGCTTTATCAGCATGTTTAGCAGGAGATATAGCACAATCTCTTATGGATAGAAATTATGAAAAAGCAAAAAAATACGCTTTAGAATATGAAAGTATATTTGGAAAGGGTAATTATTATTTAGAAATACAAGACCAAAACATAGAAGAGCAAAGGTCTGTAAATGAAGAAATAATAAAACTTTCAAGAGAAACAGGTATACCATTAGTTGCTACAAATGATGTACATTATGTTAATAAAGAAGATGCAAAGATTCATGATGCACTTATGTGTATTCAGATGGGTAAAACTTTAAACGATCCAAATAGAATGAGGTTTGGTAGTGATGAATTTTATCTAAAATCAAGAGAAGAAATGGAAAGGGTATTTCCAGACGTCATAGAGGCATTAGATAATACTGTAAAGATAGCAGAACAATGTAATGTAGAATTTGACTTCAATACAATACATTTACCACAATATGAAGTTCCTAAAGGTTATACACCAGATAGCTATCTTAGAGAACTTTGCTTTAAGGGATTAGAAGAAAGATATGGTACCCCAAGTCAAGAAGTTATAGATAGACTTAATTATGAATTAAGTGTCATTGAAAAAATGGGATACGTAGAGTATTTCTTAATCACATGGGATTTTATAAATTTCTCTAAAGAAAATAATATAATGGTAGGTCCAGGTAGAGGTAGTGCGGCAGGTTCTATTGTTGCATATACCCTTAAAATAACAGATATAGACCCTATAAAATACTCACTGTTATTTGAAAGATTTTTAAATCCAGAGCGTGTATCCATGCCCGATATAGATATTGACTTCTGTTATGAAAGAAGAGAAGAAGTTATAGATTATGTAAAAAGAAAATATGGTGAAGATCACGTTGCACAGATAATAACTTTTGGAACAATGGGAGCTAAAGCTGCTATAAGAGATGTTGGTAGAGTTTTAGATGTACCATATAACAAAGTAGACAAAATAGCAAAAGAAATTCCATTTGCTTTAGGGATGACAATAGATAAAGCTCTAGAAACCAATCCAAATCTAAGAGCATTATATGAACAAGATAAAGAAACAAAAGAAATCATAGATATATCAAAGCAAATAGAGGGAATGCTTAGACATGCATCTACCCATGCAGCAGGTGTAGTTATATCTAAAAATCCAGTAGATGAATATGTACCACTATATAAACACCAAGATGCTATAACAACTCAATTTACTATGACTACATTAGAAGAGCTTGGTCTTTTAAAGATGGATTTCTTAGGACTGAGAACTTTAACTGTAATAAGAGATGCACTTGAATTGATAGAAAAAAATCATGGTGTAAAAATAGACTTTTCTAAAATGGATTATGATGATAAAAAAGTATATGAACTTTTATCATCAGGTAATACGCTAGGTGTATTCCAATTAGAAAGTGCTGGGATGAGAAGTTTCATGAAACAATTAAGACCTGATAATTTCGAGGATATAGTGGCAGGAATATCTTTATACAGACCGGGTCCAATGGATTCTATACCTACTTATATAGAAAACAAGAATAATCCAGATAAAGTTAAATACCTACATGAGTCTTTAAGACCTATAATGGATGTTACCTATGGATGTTTAGTATATCAAGAGCAGGTTATGCAGGTTGTTAGAGATTTAGGTGGATATACTTATGGCCGTAGTGACTTAGTTAGAAGAGCTATGGGTAAAAAGAAGATGGATGTAATGGAAGAAGAAAGAAGATACTTTGTCCATGGTAAAGAAGATGAAGACGGAAATATAGAAATAGCTGGGTGTGTAAGGAATGGTGTTCCAGAAGAAATAGCTGAAAAAATATTTGATGATATGATAGACTTTGCAAAATATGCTTTTAATAAATCGCATGCTGCTGCATATGGTGTATTATCATATGAAACAGCCTACTTAAAAGCACACTATCCAGTAGAATTTATGGCAGCTTTAATAACAAGTGTAATGGGTAATACTGATAAAGTTGTTGAATATATAAGAGAATGTAACGCATTAGGAATTGAAATATTAAGGCCAGATATAAATAGTAGTTTTTCTAAATTCTCAGTTGAGGGAACTAACATAAGATTTGGACTAGCAGCTGTCAAAAATGTCGGTGTGAATATTATAAATAATATAATAAGAGAAAGAGAAGCTAATGGCAGATTTACAGATATATCAGATCTTCTAAAAAGATTAGATTCAAAAGATATAAACAAAAGGGTTATAGAGAGTTTAATAAAGTGTGGGGCTTTTGATGAAATATCTGAAAATAGAGCAAGTCTAATGGCAGGGTATGAAGGCTTAATCGATAGTGTCTCTATGGACAGAAAGAAAAATCTTCAAGGTCAAATATCTTTATTTGATGCATTTGGATCTCAAGGCGAGTCTACTCAATTACAAGAAGTTAGTAAGTTACCAAGTTTAAAAGAATATGAGGAAAGAGAAAAGCTAAACTTAGAAAAAGAAGTCCTAGGAATGTATGTAAGTGGACACCCTCTTTCACAATTTGAAGAAGAAATAAGTAGAAGAACTTCTATTGATAATGGAAAACTAAATGCTTTAAAAGACGATGTTGAAAATTATTTAGCACTAGATGAAAAAGAAGTTATAATGGGTGGTATGGTAGTTAATAAAATAATAAAAACTACAAAAAGAAATGATATTATGGCATTTATAGAACTTGAGGATTTGTATGGAACAATAGAAATAATAGTATTTCCTCAATTACTGCAAAAATACAATCATATACTAAATGAAGATAATATTATATATGTAAAAGGTACTCTAAGTATAAAAGAGGATGAAAATGCAAAACTTATAGCTAGAGAGATAAAAGATATAAGTGACACTTCTAAGTTTGAAGAGTCTAGATATAAAAATAGAGTAGATAATAATCAAAGACAAAGATCACAGGTAGGTAACAATTCTAAACTTGGTTTATACCTAAAGGTAGATAGTCATAAAAATCAAGATATTATAAACCGTATAGGTGATGTATTTAAAAATCACTTAGGAAAAGAAAATGTATTTTTATATGCAGAAGATACAAAACAATTATACAAGTGGAATGGTCTAAGTGTAGATATATGTGAAGAGTTGATGTATAGCTTAGAAAAAATACTACCTAAGAGTTGTATCAAGATAAAGAAATAA